From Globicephala melas unplaced genomic scaffold, mGloMel1.2 SCAFFOLD_99, whole genome shotgun sequence, one genomic window encodes:
- the LOC138842537 gene encoding LOW QUALITY PROTEIN: uncharacterized protein (The sequence of the model RefSeq protein was modified relative to this genomic sequence to represent the inferred CDS: inserted 3 bases in 2 codons; substituted 3 bases at 3 genomic stop codons) — QIVTTPISLTLSHWIEVRARAHNFSVEVKKGKWQTLCASEWPTFQIGWPPEGSFLLDKIKLLKSKIFNIDPHGHPDQVPYVLVWEDLILSPPPWVRPFVSSTGTSAHTSAASEILALKKNPNTEKLPDAPDPPKVIXPDPQSDLLLLDSPPPYPPAPNPLPPRGPPAPLPSAPREPSMMEEERGPSAGTRSRRAISPDSTALPLREYGPPXDGQGNRPLQYWPFSSADLYNWKMHNPTFSENPQALTALIESLVFSHQPTWDDCQQLLHTLLTTEERQRVLLEARKNVLGANGQPTQLPNEIDVGFPLVRPNWDFNAPEGRERLKMYRQALVVGLHGAARRPTNLAKVREVTQGPQESPTVFLERLMEVFRRFTPYDPTSEEHRATVTMAFIDQAAPDIRKKLQRLDGLQGFSLQELVKEADKVYNKRETEEEKEERKQKEQAARERRRDKRQERNLSKILATVVGGRNIGDRNGQEGRTADRRRPLDKDQCAYCKEKGHWVRECPKKKNGGRPTRKKILTLEEEDXESQGSNPLPEPRVTLKVEGEPVQFLVDTGAXHSVLLHSKGPISAKRSWVQGATGNKQYSWTTRRTVDLGIGRVTHSFLIIPECPYPLLGRDLLSKVGAQIHFQPEGPTITDNKGRLLQILTMKLEDEYKLYEQPSSSRVNVTDWVTRFPQAWAETAAMGMAKNRPPVLVELKATATPITVRQYPMSREAKDGIRPHIQRLLDLGILIRCQSAWNTPLLPVKKPGTNDYRPVQDLREVNKRVADLHPTVPNPYNLLNTLPPQHTWYTVLDLKDAFFCLRLSPLSQPYFAFEWKDPTSGMSGQLTWTRLPQGFKNXPTIFGEALHQDLALYRESNLQVTLLQYVDDILLAAETQEDCIKGTEKLLTELGTLGYRASAKKAQICQQQVSYLGYLLKGGQRWLTESRKDTVAQIPAPKNARQVREFLGMAGFCRLWIPGFAELAAPLYPLTKNSTPFVWGDKEQRAFDQIKRVLLSAPALGLPDVTKPFHLYVAKNKGIAKGVLTQKLGPWNRPVAYLSKKLDPVASGWPTCLKIIAAVAVLVKDADKLTLGQNLTITAPHALENVVRQPPDRWLTNARMTHYQTLLLNSDRIKFAPATGLNPATLLPDPDLEGSTIIHDCQEVLAAAHGSRPDLMDLHLPDADFTWFTDGSSFLEEGKRRTGAAVVDGKQVIWAAALPQGTSAQRAELIALTRALEMAENKKVNIYTDSRYAFATAHIHGAIYQQRGLLTSGGKEIKNKDEIMALLTALMLPNKVSIIHCPGHQKGNTPIIRGNNMADQVAREIASGEVILGLSDKVPEKPGRDEEIIPATTKGTLSPQQAESMLQQMHRWTHLGTKKMVALLQKAGYETPGMTKLAEQIVQECVPCQQVNAHKGKLETGKRLRGDRPGTYWEVDFTEVRPGRYGNKYLLVFVDTFSGWIEAFPTKKETAAVVAKKILEEIFPRFGAPKVIGSDNGPAFVAQVSQDVARYLGTDWKLHCAYRPQSSGQVERMNRTLKETLTKLSLETGGTDWTVLLPLALFRVRNTPSRYHLTPFEVLYGAPPPLLTLGEEIKPDCQNNTDLYARLLGLQLVQKEIWSQLAEAYQPGTPGETHPFQVGDSVYVRRHRTQTLEPRWKGPYTVLLTTPTAIKVDGIAAWIHASHVKAAPAAASSGWQAQRTDNPLKLKLLRT, encoded by the exons CAAATTGTGACGACTCCTAtttcccttaccctaagccaTTGGATCgaagttcgggccagagcccataatttttcggtagaggtgaagaaaggaaagtggcagactttgtgtgcctctgaatggccaacatttcagataggatggccccccgaaggatcctttttattagacaagattaagctgctgaagtctaagatatttaatatagatccccacggacatccagaccaagtaccatatgtcttggtctgggaagatttaattctctccccacctccgtgggtccggccctttgtttcctcaacaggtacgtccgcgcacacatcagcagcgtcggagatattagccttaaagaaaaaccccaacacggaAAAGCTACCCGACGCCCCGGATCCACCGAAGGTGATTTAAcctgacccgcagtccgatttgcttcttttggattccccacccccttatcctccggccccaaatcccctaccacctagaggacccccagctccactgccctcggcaccaagggaaccatccatgatggaagaagaaaggggtccctcagcgggcactaggagccggagggctatctccccggactccactgccctacctcttagagaatatggcccccc CGACggccaagggaatagacctctccaatattggcccttttcctctgcagatctttataattggaaaatgcataacccaactttttccgaaaatccacaggcccttaccgctttaatagaatctcttgttttctcccaccagcccacatgggatgattgtcagcagctgcttcatactctcctaacgactgaggagaggcaacgggttcttttagaagccagaaaaaatgtattaggcgccaatgggcaacctacccagctgcctaacgagattgatgttggtttcccactcgtcaggccaaactgggatttcaatgccccggaaggtaGGGAGCGCCTGAAAATGTATCGTCAGGCTCTGGTGGTgggtctccatggagcggccagacggcccactaatttggctaaggtaagggaagtaactcaggggccccaggaatcgccaactgtgttcctggaacgtttaatggaagtctttagacgctttaccccttatgatccaacttcggaggAACATAGGGCTACTGTAACAATGGCTTTCATTGATCAAGCGGCCCCTGATATTaggaagaaattacagaggctagatggcttgcagggattttcgcttcaggagttagtaaaagaggcagataaagtatataacaaaagagaaacagaggaagagaaggaagaaagaaagcagaaagagcaggcaGCCCGTGAAAGAAGACGAGATAAGAGACAagagaggaatttaagtaagatactggccactgtggttggaggaagaaatataggggatagaaatgggcaggaagggcgaacggcagacagaaggcgaccattagacaaggaccaatgtgcctactgtaaagaaaaaggacattgggtgagagaatgccctaagaaaaagaatggaggaaggccaaccagaaaaaaaatcttaacattggaagaagaagactaggaaagtcagggctcaaaccctctccccgagccccgggtaactcttaaagtggagggggaacctgttcaatttttggtagataccggagcctagcactccgtccttctccactcaaaaggtcctatctcagctaaaaggtcatgggtacaaggagccactgggaataaacaatattcatggaccacacgaaggacagtagatcttgggattggacgagtaacccattcatttttgattattccggaatgcccctatcctttgctgggaagagatttactctccaaagtaggggctcaaatccactttcagccagaaggtcccaccataactgataataaaggaaggttacttcaaatattgactatgaaattagaagatgaatataaattatacgagcagccttcatcctcacgagttaatgttacagattgggtaactcggttccctcaagcctgggcagaaactgccgcaatggggatggccaaaaatcggcccccggtgctagtggaactcaaggcaactgccaccccaataacggtccgtcaataccccatgagtagagaagccaaagacggtatccgtccccatatacagaggctactagacttgggcatcttaataagatgtcagtcagcatggaacacccctctcctgccggtaaagaaaccaggaacaaatgattatcggccggtgcaggatctacgagaggtaaacaaacgggtggcagacctccaccccacagttccaaacccttacaacctcctgaacactcttccacctcaacatacgtggtatactgttttggaccttaaagatgcttttttctgtttaagactctctcccctgagccaaccctactttgccttcgaatggaaagatccaacatcgggaatgtctggtcagctgacatggacacggctacctcagggatttaaga tcccGACCATCTTTGGtgaagccctccatcaggatttggcattatatagagaatcaaatctccaggtaacattactccaatacgttgatgatattttattagctgctgagacccaagaagattgtatcaagggtactgaaaaactgttaacggaacttggaaccctgggatatagagcctcagccaagaaagcacaaatatgccaacaacaggtcagttacctggggtatctattaaaaggggggcaaagatggctcacggagagcagaaaggatacggtggcccaaattccggctcccaaaaacgccaggcaggttagagaatttttggggatggccggattctgtagactatggattccagggtttgctgagctggcGGCCCCATTGTACCCTCTAACCAA AAACAGCACTCCTTTCGTTTGGGGCGATAAGGAACAACgggcttttgaccaaatcaaacgagttttactttcagctccagccctaggactgccagatgtaaccaaaccttttcatttatatgtggccaaaaataagggcattgcaaaaggagtattgactcagaaattgggtccctggaatcgcccagttgcttatttgtcaaaaaaattggaccctgtggcatcaggatggcccacctgtttaaagataatcgctgcagtggccgttctagtcaaagatgctgacaaactaactttaggacaaaatctaacgataacagctcctcatgccctggaaaatgtagtccgtcaaccaccggataggtggctaactaatgccaggatgacccattaccaaaccctgttgctaaactcagatcgcatcaagtttgctccagccacaggactcaatccagccaccttgctacctgatcctgacttggaaggctccaccatcatacatgattgtcaggaagtactggccgcagcacacggcagtaggccagatctgatggacctgcacctccctgatgctgatttcacctggttcacggatgggagcagtttcctggaggaaggtaagcgtcgaactggggcagccgtggtagacggaaaacaagtcatatgggcagcggcgctaccacaagggacctcagcccaacgagctgaattaattgccctgacgagggcattagaaatggcagagaataaaaaagtaaacatctacacagacagtagatatgcgtttgctaccgctcatatccacggtgccatttaccaacagagagggctactaacttcaggtggcaaagaaattaaaaacaaagacgaaatcatggctttgttgactgcactcatgcttcctaataaagtcagtatcatccactgccctggacatcaaaaaggaaataccccaataattaggggaaataatatggctgaccaagtggcccgagaaatagcatcgggagaagtcattctaggactgtcagataaagttcctgaaaaaccaggccgcgatgaagaaatcatcccggccacaacaaaaggaactttgtcccctcagcaagcagaatccatgttacaacagatgcacagatggacacatttggggactaaaaagatggtagccttgttacaaaaagccgggtacgaaacccctggaatgacaaaattagctgaacaaattgtgcaggaatgcgtcccatgtcaacaggtaaatgctcacaaagggaaacttgaaactggaaagagactcaggggggaccgcccaggaacttactgggaggtggactttaccgaagtgcgtcctggaaggtacggtaataaataccttttagtttttgtagacactttttcaggatggatagaggctttcccaacaaagaaagaaacagctgctgtagtagccaagaagattttagaagaaatttttcctcgatttggagcaccaaaggtaatagggtctgataatggtccagccttcgtcgcccaggtaagtcaggatgtggccagatatttggggactgattggaaattacattgtgcatATAGACCCCAGAGTTcaggtcaggtagaaagaatgaatagaactctaaaagagaccctaacCAAATTGTCTTTGGAGACTGGCGGTACAgattggacggtgctccttcctttaGCCCTGTTCCGGGTTAGGAATACACCTTCCCGGtaccatcttactccttttgaGGTGCTATATGGGGCCCCACCTCCCCTTCTCACCttaggagaagaaataaaaccagactgtcaaaataacactgacttgTATGCTAGGCTATTGGGACTCCAACTGGTCCAAAAGGAGATATGGTCCCAACTCGCCGaggcctaccaaccgggaacaccgggagaaactcatcctttccaagtcggagactccgtatacgtccgtcggcatcgaacccagacgttggaacctcgatggaaaggaccatacaccgtcctcctaaccaccccaacggccataaaagtggacggcatcgctgcctggatccatgcttcacaCGTGAAAGCTGCACCAGCGGCGGCATCATCAGGATGGCAGGCCCAAAGAACAGACAAcccgctcaaactcaagcttctacgaacctaa